Proteins encoded within one genomic window of Haematobia irritans isolate KBUSLIRL chromosome 5, ASM5000362v1, whole genome shotgun sequence:
- the ADD1 gene encoding ADD domain-containing protein 1 isoform X3 — MPVNRHCIVRGCKNEEGLTLFSFSYDNMDAWLQQLGMEGRIIKMSYEKVCQRHFSDESFVNYNKSKLKSDAVPTLFLDLEDDEPPAITYEFHPSISEEERRFYLKAYPTVDVVRDRKVHCTVCKTHIGTAPLTETGIKMHPILRVSHCLKCHDFYNSGEFSKGEDGSELYCRWCGQGGEVYCCSSCPYVFCKSCIVKNLSRGVVADIEQNENWNCFSCAPKILWPLRAQHWALMNYIEQQKKEVYAMNVSEAEMNQLLRRDRSKCCRLSKTKCGNMSDSMESLDSVLSKRSHGSSGSGKKKHATPSPQPPSAKRAKTNDEVVCTPDLLSMLEPDCQITVAQKNQQRPMPSPSTSISRMQSQSSYGGAGSGMNQTSTPKTSAPPPLIMRNTGIKVRPTTQPPIVRRTVIGPRAPAPGGNGTPVYHTINGFRIDLNSAAQQETFRLPNGKLIQVKRQGPPPGGPGPSPSPQVHLTQSPGNWPQISAQQPQRVVPQTIASRPVQITQHPYPGPNIPGQPQVVRYHNSSMIGNTTINAISHNGTPLQAINGQIPTPSPVTIQQAVPPLAPGAPIRPVMVRHVFPETPIGQARTQLQEQVFNAMEICTHLTNKVQTLTNSNAYKQAKNYLEVKELYIHLSYLLTYAIGRFKGLQDKCLADMRNLGFVNDADCLENGQLAAAIDYVCYGQLDDVDLFNTGSNSFHNQVYEYRKSLHANLKDGEDGAKSPLPPLFPLGQGRSNEEIEDEDNGEDSMQEAPRIGGVKSHWMGAEGDESSNPGYTLENEENEEPDESFFDNDDDDDGYNRNMGGYDSYAQGTEESMRRNEESHAYDRKLTRLVSQYPSIWCTRHPDYGNFEVTRRQWRIIGAHFDRHENIKLRWKNIRKRFVRIEKRIADGKRFNGHFDKAMAFLANRDLPLDQWVPVDCGEDDGDTFDRHHLDAIEKSLQRQGNYEFSEKQGERERNYQAAIKPIEIEPLDLKIITFVKTNPVLWRKSMDPEADKIDEQTRTTVWNQLQKSLRTISTDYVRDRWEHLYEMYKTFRLKTIKSEDDRSNLELKYSKYLAKLYFLYKIDEQELRNETNGLFEDCFELDDDEEEEQENEKTKTPSNDGDTTDKPSEDKDEAEGEESTEKETEVEGKEKATDTSAKQNIRLQDMEDDKEFLQNLVECVREFPAIWNTKHVDYNDIMVRDNYWQEISGRLADFKRDVKTIKLRWQLAKFSYYRYKRENGQISENSKMEQYCKNLPIEDMTFLD; from the exons CTATAACTTATGAATTCCATCCCAGCATTTCTGAGGAAGAACGTCGTTTCTACCTCAAAGCTTATCCCACTGTTGATGTAGTCCGTGATCGTAAAGTCCATTGTACAGTATGTAAAACACATATTGGAACAGCTCCTTTGACGGAGACTGGCATTAAAATGCATCCCATTCTTCGGGTGTCACATTGTTTGAAATGTCATGATTTCTATAACAGTGGCGAATTCAGCAAGGGCGAGGATGGCTCAGAACTCTACTGTCGCTGGTGTGGTCAAGGCGGTGAAGTTTATTGTTGCTCTAGTTGTccctatgtattttgcaaatcaTGTATTGTGAAGAATTTGTCCAGAGGTGTTGTGGCTGATATTGAGCAAAATGAAAATTGGAATTGTTTCAGTTGTGCTCCGAAAATTCTATGGCCTTTGCGAGCACAACATTGGGCATTAATGAATTACATCGAACAACAAAAGAA GGAAGTTTATGCCATGAATGTGAGTGAGGCTGAAATGAATCAACTTTTACGTAGAGATCGCAGTAAATGCTGTCGCCTTTCCAAAACTAAATGTGGCAATATGTCGGATTCAATGGAAAGCTTGGACTCGGTCCTTTCAAAGCGCAGTCATGGCAGCTCTGGTTCTGGTAAAAAGAAACATGCTACACCTTCGCCACAGCCACCAAGTGCAAAACGGGCTAAGACCAACGATGAAGTTGTTTGTACTCCAGATTTGCTTAGCATGTTGGAGCCAGACTGTCAGATAACTGTCGCACAAAAGAATCAACAAAGGCCCATGCCATCACCATCAACTTCAATATCCAGAATGCAGTCACAAAGTAGCTATGGTGGGGCTGGGAGTGGTATGAACCAAACATCAACACCGAAGACTTCAGCTCCGCCACCATTGATTATGAGAAATACTGGCATAAAAGTGAGGCCAACAACACAACCGCCAATAGTCCGACGAACAGTAATCGGACCCCGGGCACCTGCCCCAGGTGGAAATGGTACTCCGGTTTATCATACCATCAATGGTTTTCGCATTGACTTAAATTCAGCTGCCCAACAAGAGACTTTCCGTTTACCCAATGGCAAATTGATACAGGTAAAGAGACAAGGTCCACCTCCAGGAGGTCCAGGTCCCAGCCCTAGCCCTCAAGTGCATTTGACACAGTCACCAGGCAATTGGCCACAAATATCAGCTCAACAGCCTCAAAGAGTAGTACCCCAAACAATCGCTTCTAGACCAGTACAGATAACCCAACATCCATATCCAGGTCCAAATATACCCGGGCAACCTCAAGTGGTACGCTATCATAATAGCAGCATGATTGGAAATACGACAATCAATGCTATTTCGCACAATGGTACACCGTTACAAGCTATAAATGGACAAATACCAACACCCTCGCCGGTTACCATACAACAAGCTGTGCCACCTTTGGCTCCAGGTGCTCCCATTCGACCCGTAATGGTGCGACATGTTTTCCCTGAAACACCTATTGGCCAGGCTCGCACACAGTTGCAAGAGCAAGTCTTTAATGCCATGGAAATTTGTACACATCTCACGAACAAAGTTCAAACTCTTACAAATTCCAATGCCTATAAACAGGCCAAAAACTATTTGGAAGTTAAAGAACTCTATATACATTTGTCATATCTATTGACTTATGCCATTGGTCGTTTTAAGGGATTACAGGATAAATGTTTAGCTGATATGCGTAATTTGGGCTTTGTCAATGATGCCGATTGTTTGGAAAATGGACAACTGGCAGCCG cCATTGATTACGTTTGTTATGGTCAATTAGATGATGTTGACCTATTCAACACTGGTTCGAATAGCTTCCATAATCAAGTCTATGAATATCGCAAAAGTTTACATGCGAATCTAAAAGATGGCGAAGATGGTGCCAAATCTCCTTTGCCGCCATTGTTCCCCTTGGGTCAGGGTAGATCGAATGAGGAAATTGAAGATGAGGATAACGGTGAAGATAGTATGCAGGAAGCTCCTCGAATTGGTGGTGTAAAATCACATTGGATGGGGGCCGAAGGTGATGAATCCTCAAATCCAGGATATACGCTAGAGAATGAAGAAAATGAAGAGCCTGACGAATCGTTCTTTGATAATGATGACGATGACGATGGCTACAATCGAAATATGGGCGGTTATGATAGTTATGCCCAAGGCACAGAAGAATCAATGCGTCGTAATGAGGAGTCGCATGCCTATGATCGTAAACTGACACGGCTTGTCTCTCAATATCCCTCCATATGGTGTACACGTCATCCGGATTATGGCAATTTTGAAGTTACCCGCAGACAATGGCGCATAATAGGAGCCCATTTCGATCGTCATGAGAATATAAAGCTAAGATGGAAAAATATACGTAAACGTTTTGTGCGCATTGAAAAACGTATTGCCGATGGTAAACGTTTCAATGGTCATTTTGATAAGGCCATGGCATTTTTGGCCAATCGTGATTTACCCCTAGATCAATGGGTTCCAGTTGATTGTGGTGAAGATGATGGTGATACATTTGATAGGCATCATTTAGATGCCATTGAGAAATCTCTACAGCGTCAAGGAAATTACGAATTTTCCGAGAAGCAGGGTGAACGTGAAAGAAATTACCAAGCAGCAATAAAACCAATAGAAATAGAACCTTTAGATTTGAAAATAATAACATTTGTAAAAACCAATCCGGTACTATGGAGAAAATCAATGGATCCAGAAGCCGATAAAATCGATGAACAAACTCGTACTACGGTATGGAATCAATTACAGAAGTCTTTGAGAA CTATTTCTACCGATTATGTTCGAGATCGTTGGGAACATTTATATGAAATGTACAAAACATTCCGTTTGAAGACTATAAAATCCGAAGATGATCGCTCTAATCTTGAattgaaatattcaaaatatcttgccaaattatatttcctatataaaatagaTGAACAGGAACTACGTAATGAAACCAATGGTCTATTCGAAGACTGTTTTGAATTGGATGATGATGAAGAAGAAGAGCAGGAGaatgagaaaacaaaaacaccaagTAATGATGGTGATACTACTGACAAGCCTTCTGAAGATAAAGATGAAGCTGAAGGAGAAGAGAGTACAGAAAAAGAAACAGAGGTGGAGGGCAAGGAAAAAGCCACAGACACCTCTGCGAAacaaaatatcagacttcaggaTATGGAAGATGATAaagaattcttacaaaatttggtaGAATGTGTAAGAGAATTCCCTGCCATTTGGAATACCAAACATGTTGATTATAATGACATTATGGTACGTGATAATTATTGGCAAGAAATTTCTGGAAGGCTGGCCGATTTCAAAC GAGATGTTAAAACCATAAAACTTCGCTGGCAATTGGCCAAATTTAGCTATTATCGTTATAAACGAGAAAATGGTCAAATTTCGGAGAATAGTAAAATGGAGCAATACTGCAAGAATCTACCCATTGAAGATATGACATTTTTGGATTAA